The following proteins come from a genomic window of Maribacter sp. HTCC2170:
- a CDS encoding RNA polymerase sigma factor: MSEKTDNYNNLNTFFNEEYHSLKAYARSKIDNAADRDAEDIVQEVALKLFARADSTSPINNIAGFVYNSLKNKIIDILRTKRERVEIVKELESKLIEFTELLYGASDNNYSDSLKSELKTAIINLKPLYKNVILAIDFEGFTYREVSFETGIPIGTLMSRRHRAIAILYNELNTKRNIN, from the coding sequence ATGAGTGAAAAAACGGACAACTATAATAACCTTAACACCTTCTTTAATGAGGAATATCATTCATTAAAGGCATATGCCCGTTCCAAAATCGATAATGCCGCAGATAGGGATGCTGAGGATATAGTTCAAGAAGTAGCACTTAAACTATTTGCTAGGGCCGATAGTACTTCACCGATAAATAATATTGCCGGCTTTGTCTATAACTCCTTAAAAAATAAAATAATAGACATTTTACGTACTAAAAGGGAACGTGTTGAGATTGTAAAAGAATTAGAGTCAAAATTGATTGAATTCACAGAGCTCCTATATGGAGCATCGGACAACAACTATTCAGATTCTTTGAAAAGTGAATTGAAAACTGCCATTATAAATCTAAAACCGCTTTATAAGAACGTAATCCTTGCCATAGATTTTGAAGGTTTTACCTATAGAGAGGTTTCATTTGAAACCGGAATTCCCATAGGCACATTAATGTCTAGACGTCATAGGGCAATTGCCATATTGTATAATGAATTAAACACAAAAAGAAATATTAACTAA
- a CDS encoding efflux RND transporter periplasmic adaptor subunit, which translates to MKKVIYTITATLLLFACGSDQGKSIEDIIAQGDLEAIRAKKNDISEQQKTLEIQANQLDSIISILDSNEKLPLVTTLTAKTENFVHYLELQGAVKTKQNVLVYPEMPGTLQRVYVKEGQRVSKGQILAKIDDGGVGSQLEQLKTQAELAKTTFERQKRLWEQKIGSEIQYLQAKTNFVAAENTVKQVQSQLGKSTIRAPFSGIIDDVIKDQGTVVSPGPGSEVFRIVNLSNMYIEVDVPETYLGQITKGKEAVVYFPVLGDSINTKIRETGNFINPSNRSFTVEIPVPNKKGNIKPNLTAKVRLNDYSNDNAILIPQSIISENAVGDQYTYVSSEPDENNEAIVTRSIITTGKTQNGFVEVLSGITDGNHIIQEGARTVKDGQKVKILK; encoded by the coding sequence ATGAAGAAGGTTATATATACAATCACAGCTACTTTACTCCTATTTGCTTGTGGATCCGATCAAGGAAAATCAATTGAGGATATTATTGCCCAAGGTGACCTTGAAGCAATTAGAGCTAAGAAGAATGATATTTCTGAACAACAAAAGACTCTCGAAATACAAGCTAACCAATTAGATTCTATTATTTCCATTCTGGACAGTAATGAGAAGCTTCCGTTGGTTACTACCTTAACTGCAAAAACGGAGAATTTTGTACATTATTTGGAATTGCAAGGTGCAGTTAAGACCAAGCAGAATGTTTTGGTCTACCCTGAAATGCCAGGAACGCTACAGCGCGTATATGTAAAGGAAGGGCAACGTGTCTCTAAAGGTCAAATCTTGGCAAAGATAGATGATGGTGGCGTGGGAAGTCAGTTAGAACAACTAAAAACCCAAGCTGAATTGGCCAAAACAACTTTTGAGCGCCAAAAAAGACTTTGGGAACAAAAAATAGGTTCCGAGATTCAATACTTACAGGCAAAAACCAATTTTGTCGCTGCAGAGAATACAGTAAAACAAGTTCAAAGTCAACTTGGAAAATCAACCATAAGGGCTCCTTTTTCCGGTATTATCGATGATGTCATCAAAGATCAAGGTACAGTAGTGTCACCTGGTCCTGGCTCAGAGGTTTTTCGTATTGTGAACCTTAGTAATATGTATATCGAGGTTGATGTTCCAGAAACATATTTGGGGCAAATAACCAAGGGCAAAGAAGCCGTAGTCTATTTCCCTGTTCTAGGTGATAGTATCAATACCAAGATTCGTGAAACCGGTAATTTTATTAATCCCAGTAACCGGTCTTTTACTGTCGAGATTCCTGTTCCGAATAAAAAAGGAAATATTAAACCAAACCTTACGGCTAAGGTTAGACTTAATGATTATTCAAATGATAATGCAATTCTTATACCCCAGAGTATAATATCTGAAAATGCAGTTGGTGACCAATACACTTATGTTAGTTCAGAACCTGATGAAAACAATGAGGCAATAGTTACGAGAAGCATTATAACAACAGGTAAAACCCAAAATGGTTTTGTTGAAGTTCTATCGGGAATAACCGATGGCAATCATATAATTCAGGAAGGCGCAAGAACGGTGAAAGACGGTCAAAAAGTAAAAATCCTTAAATAA
- a CDS encoding TolC family protein: protein MKFRVLILILLITGGLYAQEQPSSFTLDEAIVFALENNYTAINAGRDIVDAQKQKWETIADGLPQISGAISYQNQLKQPVSLLPGEIIGGDPGTYIPIIFSQPQQASATATLRQQIFDGSYIVGVQATKTFLNYSANNKEKTDLEVRKSVVEAYGNVLLANESVSILEKNLVTLEKNLFETTKIFENGLGDEESVEQLQITLSSIETQLKHAIRLKEITLQMLNLVMGISIDSPTQLTDSLDNLTLKKIDLGLLDSAFSIENNVDYKLAANLNQQRALELKLAKSRALPTLNAFVNYGSSSFSDSFNFLSGDPKWFNSSIMGFDLNIPIFSSLKRSASTQRAKIALEKAKTQFIEAQEQIRLQLDRAKSDYILAIEQYETSKQNLGLAERIESKNQIKYFEGLASSFELRQAQTQLYTAQQEYLQSMVEVINKKTALETIMNNKS from the coding sequence ATGAAATTTAGAGTATTAATCCTAATCCTGCTAATCACAGGGGGCTTATACGCCCAAGAACAACCAAGTAGTTTTACTTTGGATGAGGCCATAGTATTTGCGCTCGAGAACAACTACACCGCCATTAATGCCGGTCGGGACATTGTGGATGCCCAAAAACAAAAATGGGAAACCATTGCTGATGGTTTACCGCAAATTAGCGGAGCAATTAGTTATCAAAATCAGTTGAAGCAACCTGTTAGTCTTCTCCCCGGTGAAATAATTGGTGGAGATCCTGGTACTTATATACCTATAATATTTTCACAACCTCAGCAAGCCTCAGCAACTGCAACATTGAGACAACAAATATTTGATGGGTCTTATATCGTAGGAGTTCAGGCAACAAAAACGTTTTTGAATTATAGTGCCAACAATAAAGAAAAAACAGATTTAGAAGTAAGAAAATCCGTTGTTGAAGCCTATGGAAATGTTCTGTTGGCCAATGAGAGTGTTTCTATCCTTGAAAAGAACCTGGTAACCTTGGAAAAAAATCTATTTGAAACTACCAAAATATTTGAAAATGGTTTAGGTGATGAAGAAAGCGTAGAGCAATTGCAAATCACACTCTCATCTATTGAAACCCAGTTAAAACACGCGATACGCCTGAAAGAGATCACTTTACAAATGTTGAATTTGGTTATGGGAATTAGCATAGACTCCCCAACCCAATTAACTGATAGTTTGGACAATCTTACATTAAAGAAAATAGATTTAGGTTTATTGGACAGTGCTTTCTCCATAGAAAATAATGTAGATTATAAATTGGCAGCCAACTTGAACCAACAACGAGCACTAGAGTTGAAGTTAGCTAAAAGTAGGGCATTGCCAACATTGAATGCCTTTGTCAACTACGGAAGTTCATCCTTTAGCGATTCTTTTAATTTTCTAAGTGGTGATCCAAAGTGGTTCAATTCTTCCATTATGGGATTTGATTTAAATATTCCAATTTTCAGCTCATTAAAAAGAAGTGCTAGTACACAACGGGCAAAAATTGCGCTTGAAAAGGCTAAAACACAATTCATAGAAGCTCAAGAACAAATTCGCTTGCAATTGGACCGTGCTAAAAGCGATTACATTTTGGCAATTGAACAATATGAAACTTCAAAACAAAATCTGGGATTGGCAGAACGTATTGAAAGTAAAAATCAAATAAAATATTTTGAAGGTTTAGCAAGCAGTTTTGAGCTGCGTCAAGCGCAAACCCAATTGTACACAGCACAGCAAGAATACTTACAATCAATGGTAGAAGTTATCAATAAAAAGACTGCTTTAGAAACAATAATGAACAACAAGTCTTAA
- a CDS encoding TetR/AcrR family transcriptional regulator has product MREKILDKANDLFLKLGFKSVTMDEIANEMAISKKTIYKYFNNKEQLIEACVINMQDAIDKMISDVSTQGRNAIEENFAIKNVFNDMFKKAETSPMYQLKKYYPAIYAKLMQREALTFSQCIMTNIEKGIEEKIYRENIDKEIVTKMYFTLLFGAYENEMFSNKMQDIFYTEMKILEYHTRAISTLYGISILERELVKNNQKNQ; this is encoded by the coding sequence ATGAGAGAAAAGATTCTAGATAAGGCCAATGATCTATTTCTGAAATTGGGCTTCAAGAGTGTGACTATGGATGAGATTGCTAATGAAATGGCAATTTCTAAGAAAACAATTTATAAATATTTCAATAATAAAGAACAATTGATTGAAGCTTGTGTGATCAATATGCAAGATGCGATCGACAAGATGATAAGTGATGTTTCAACACAGGGAAGAAACGCAATAGAGGAAAATTTTGCAATAAAGAACGTATTTAATGATATGTTCAAGAAAGCCGAAACATCGCCTATGTATCAATTAAAAAAGTACTACCCAGCCATCTACGCCAAACTAATGCAAAGAGAGGCTCTTACTTTCAGTCAGTGTATAATGACAAACATAGAAAAAGGAATAGAAGAAAAAATCTATCGGGAGAATATCGACAAAGAAATCGTGACCAAAATGTATTTCACCTTGCTTTTTGGAGCCTATGAGAATGAAATGTTCAGTAATAAAATGCAAGATATTTTCTATACCGAAATGAAAATCCTAGAATATCATACTAGGGCTATTTCAACATTGTATGGCATTAGTATCCTTGAAAGAGAGTTAGTTAAAAACAATCAAAAAAATCAATAA